From the Glycine max cultivar Williams 82 chromosome 11, Glycine_max_v4.0, whole genome shotgun sequence genome, the window tattaagttatataaaacATTAGTCgagaatattttaatatattctagatttttttcttacaaaataaatagttaatataaatttttattataaaattatttatattatatttgaccCTAACTTTTTTGGCTTGATCCGTCCCTGAATACAACTAATGGTGAATGTTATTACTACCATCGTCAAGTTGTCTCCATAGCCACCTATTAGTACTATTGTCAAATTGTCATGATCATCATTAGTCAACAATTGTCACAGTTAATATTACTGGATTTAAAATACCATATCAATTACGATCATCATTGTCGTTAGTATATTTTCTGCTACTTCTATAAACTTATTTCACAATAAACCGCCATTAAACGAGTCAGATTTAGTATGCCCATAAAATAAACTAGAAACGTACCCATGGTTTACACAATAAGAGAAAAAACTGAGATAAGGTAACGGAAAAGTGCAACACATTCGTGAATTCATTTCTTCTAaagtttaacttttaaaaaataaaggataaagcggtaatcattaattaaaatataagttattaatattataataaaatatttgcacatgaaaaaaaattatgaaattattaaaaaaatccaaataacaATTATCCCTCTCCACTTTATCTTCCAAAGTGAATTTCACAATTTAGAGGAGCCAAATTCCACGTGGAACTTGCAAGCCAGTAGGACTGCTAGAATACTGTATAATCTGAAGGAAAAGATAACTTACAAGCACCTAAAATGTCTttagaaaacataaaagaagTATCACTAAATTTCAAAGTGAAAAACAAATAACGAAAACAAAACCACAATTATAAGCACCCAAAATTAAGAACCACTTTATTGTGGCTTATCTTCAATAACTTCAGTATAACTactatattttgatatttatacaATGCGAAGCCGAAGAAGACAACGTCTTGGGACTTGGAGGCATTTGATTATGCCCCTCTCTTATGTATAAGAAGAAGCACCAACGCTTTGTGGGTACCATAATCCTCcccaagaaataaaagaaaaagtaaaacacATTGCCCTCTCAGGACAAAGGAATTGGGAGAACCTCCCTAATCACTCTGATTACAGATTACAGAATCACATGCAGCACTTGCAACTCCAGACCtctaaaaacaacaatttatgacatgttttataaaactaaaaccaCTTTCCCACCCAACTCCAGCCAAACCTGTATTATGAAACTCCATAGAATCTAATGATAAAAAACCATTTTGCCCCGTTGCATTTGTATAGACAAgcattaagtttcttatgtataaaCAAGCGCAcatgttgcatttgttttagcatcttgatataggtcttcttgtattagggagacttttgattttctttaactgcGGGGTATGCTCcatttattattgtatcattttgggtttaatataatttacattttttcccaaaaaaaaaaaaccattttgccAAAGGCTATTCCAACATCTGATGATCCTGGCTGAAGTTTAGAGACTCCTTCCATATGAGCTCCTTTATATCTTCTTCTTTGAGAATTGTCTGTTCGAAAGAAAATATGAAAGGAGTTGGGCAAGTGGGCTCCTCGTTGATCTCATGAAGACTTGCCATATAGGGGTGATTCAGGGCTTCCTCGACTATGCAACCatagaaaagaagtaaaacttaCAAAGAAATTAAGGAGAACAATACGAAATAAAGGATGAGTTTAATGTCTATGTATtgacattataaaataattttacacgaTCATCCAATTACAAATcatcatttgaattattttaagataattattttaaaagtcaacaaacttaccATACATGGTGGACTGTGATTGTACAACtgtataaaactttttacaccGTCAGTgtataactattttttcttataaaggaTTGTTATCCATAAAGAGAGACATACCAGTTATGCGCTTGGAGGGATCAAAAACCAGCATTTTCTCAGCAAGATCAATTGCTAAGGGGGACATTTCAGGAAACCGCTCTGCGAAGGATTGCTTTTCTACATGTGGGAGCTGCTTAACATATTTCTTTGCATTATCACTTCTGAGGAATCCAAGATCCGAGTCATTTGGTGAACCTAGTAACTGTTTTGAGAGATGATTATGAGGAATTTGTTCTTTGGAAGCTTGTTTTAACtactaatacaaattaaaacagATTTCAGAAGACAAAGATCCTagcatattaaatttatctGCCAATTCGACCCAAGGCCAGTATTGAAGAGATTAAGAGAAAGAACAAATACCTCAGTTATAAGGGCCAACTGTTGGACATAATCTTTACCAGGAAATAAAGGCTCCCTTCTAACTATCTCCATCAAAATGCAACCAACCGACCAAATATCAATAGCTGCAGTATATTCTGAACAGTTTAGTAGCAATTCAGGGGCTCTGTACCAACGAGTGACAACATATTCTGTCATAAAGTCGGTCTCAGAGGTTGTTCTGGCAAGCCCAAAGTCACATATCTTGAGATCACAGTTTGCGTTGAGAAGTAAATTGCTTGGTTTTAGATCTCGGTGCAAAACATTTGCAGAGTGGATGTACTTCAATCCTCGCAAGAGTTGATATAAGAAGTACTGCAATGATTTAAAACACTACTTAAGCTTTACGAACTACAACTTCCTTGTTAAAATACAAATCTATACGTccaaaatataatgaataaatttaaatttgtaagaTAATGATTCACTATCAGTTTCAAGTAAAAACATCAGAACATCTGATACTGGTTACTGAATACTTATAGAAGAAGGTACTCAGACGACAATAGATGGTATTATAAACTGATCCAACATTGCTTGACCAAATAAACAGTTCCACTTTCACAGTAGCAATCTTAATAAGTTATGTAGTAGCAACAAGTTTCTAAGATCACTCAACTAGTTAGGTTACTTTTCCATTTGTCTTGAATCCTCCATATCAAGAAATCACTTTAGATTCCAACTAATCTGGGTTGAGCTAATGGAATAACTTACGGGGTAAAGTTATCCTAACACCTATTTTCTCTGTTCACAAAGAATTAACTTGAACCCGGAACTTCGTTTTAGCAAAACCAAACTTCATACCATTTGAACTAAATCGTTGGTGGTACTTGGTAGTTACTAGTTCAGTACTTAGGTTACATTTACAAATGAGAAGAAACATTCTGCAAAATTTTGTTCATCTCCTATACCATCAAAAAGGGTTACCTAACAACCACCAAACAAACAGTTTAAAACTCAACTTCATCACTCCAAAGTGCTTCATCACGTATATTGCTTTATATAGTAAGTTTCAGTAATTCAGTGTGTCCTACACATTTTACCCTTTTCCCACCTCACAAACTCTAGTAGGCAGGACAGATGCGTATTGTATGGGAAGCATAACAATtaacaacacaaacaaaataGCAATAATTCAACAAATATGTCCACAACAtccacaaaaaaagaagaaatcaaatcCACTATAAATGTAAACTCTCTATGTCCTATTACCATAAAGAGAAATATTAGTTAGTCACACACTCTCTTTTAAACAAATTCTTTATTACTGactaaaatttgttgaaaatcacaaaattttacAAGTCTCATCTCATCCcttatttaatgagtttcaCTCATGACAGAGTATATGTTAGAAAATATGGTACTAACACTCCTCTACTATACATATCTCACCATCACCCCTGCATCCAGGCTTTACACCCTTCAAAACCCCTCTCACAAGTCACAGCAATCTCATGCCACTCCTCTCTCTTCTCATACCAAACCAATACACacttttttcaatttacaaaCACCATCCACTCAATcacattcttttcttttgcaCTAACACCCACACTAACTATCACGAACTCAATCACTTCTCTGACACGTAAGCCAGGCATTCCAAAATTCAAACAATTAGCACCACTTAGCAATAATGCAAAAACACACACAAGTCCTTACCTGGCAATGCTCATCGGTGAGAGACTGATTAGACTGTATAATCTGATGCAGATCGGTGTCCATCAATTCGTACACAATATAAACATCGTTGAAATTCTCCCTCTCCGCTGGCCGAATTATgtcctttattttaattatctgcATAAAAATGGACCaaatcaaaccaaaaaaaaaatgcacaaatCACTAATTGTTAATTCTACAAATAAAAGAATCAGAAAAAACAAGGCGCACGTTATCATGTTCCATGTGACAGAGAAGCTTGATTTCCCTGAGCGTTCTCTTGGCATCGATCCTGTTGTCAAACGCATTCCCAATCTTCTTTATCGCCACTCCTTCTTTCGTCTCCGAATTCGTCGCACagctaaacaaataaattaattaaatgaaaaaatggaGTAGTAATGATGGAAGATTCGAATTGTTCAAATcgatatttctaataaaattaataaattaatatttaccaatacaaaaaaaaattaaaatatattttccctCTAATAAATATCGAAATATTACAATTTTcgatgtattatattttttcctggGTTTTGACGGATCGAACATTTCCCAAAGTtacatttctaataaaattaacaaatatgccgataaaataaaaaatgatggaaGTTGAGGGTTGAGAGAGTGAGCGAACCAAACGATGCCGTATGCGCCGCGACCAACGGGTTGGAGAGGGGGAGCGTACTTGGAATAGACTTGGAAATGGCTGCCTAAGATGTTGTAGCGAACGTACTTCCCTCCGTGAATTGGAATCCCTTTCGGATTCTCAGATTCAGCACCATTGTTTTCCATTTCTCTCCGACACACCAAAGCAAGCAAAGTGAGTGTGAAAACTGAAAAGGGTTAGTTGTTGAGAATTTGGAACTCAGAATATGATTaagactttttcttttttttgccgttaaacttttcaaattgaatttcaaatgtTGGATGTGTGAATCAGCGATGTAATCTTCATCATGTATTGTTTGTTGcgcttgccttttttttttttaactccgattctgataaaaaaaattctgattaATCTAAAATTAGATATGAAATCTGATTAAGAATTGTTTTTGTCAATCATCTTAACTTTAATATAACCACTTGTGCCTCATCAATTTGGTTCGATCCCATTTGTCATTACTGATTAGTGATTAGTAGTGGActgcaaaataacaaaataccaAAGTATGGGGATTTTCTTTCGAAATTGAGTTGGCTTTAGGGAAATCCCGCCTTTTTCTTGATGCTATTTTTGGGCTCACGTAAAACAAATCATAAGGGGGGATGATGCTAGGAGGGGCACCAGCTCTATTACTTACACCcaacattttttgttaattctaAAATTATCTTACAATGAAGGTATGCGAGTTTGTAATTGATCCATATGATTTATATGGATAAACTTAATctgtaaatataaattaaacatacgaatcaagttgatccgtatgattCATAAGGACGAACTTAATCCGTATGAGTCAtactcatacggatcaacttgagtGAAGAGCATTTTCGTCCATTCActtaaaatgttgggtgcaccagcaataatgatGGTTGCACCTATCATCACCAAATCATAAGTGAAAACCAAGAGAGCCCAAGGAGAGGCCCAGATAGATAATGGATAAATGCGTTACAGATCAGGACAGCGTGTCCTACTTTGGAAATGCTATTCTtaccacttttttcttttcccatcgcctactttttaaaaaatcattgaaattaCAGTAGTACACTGATatattaaatagtttttatattggatattaagtaattttaaatatttcagtaaaaaagacacttttaaatatttatatttttttatccttaactAGATATATTCCTAGATATAACTTTGAGATTtagtaattcatttaaaattgatcaaaattcgagaaatattcattaaaaaaaatcttttacacagctggaaaaatattattttttacaaataaattaagttaaacatttaatttttttataaaaataatttattacttttgaAAAATGTCCTCTAACtctcatattaattttaattcattacaATAACTTTTCAACTTATTGGAATAACTTTTTTagcttattaaaataaattttgcaatAAAACTTATGATATAAATTCTCGTAcgatacaaatatatattaaataaccaTTAAATTAAGTTGATTGTTCGAAAATACCTACTCTTAGattgacaataataattttggtGAAATACTACgtaaaattatgttataaaattcaAACTCTCGGCAACACAACTAAAATCCATTTCTGGTTGTATTTTACATTTGTGATTATATGTTAGTTTAAATACTTATGGCTCATATAccttataatattttacttatatCTTTTCAAATGCTTACATCAATTGCAGTGAAATACCACAATAATTACATAAAcaatactattattttattatattataataattaatgttaagtTGAAAACACCAATTTTTTATTCTGGAACAATATCAATATTATATAAACTTTATTGCATAGGTCTGCTGCTTTatagaaatttcaaattatatattgcCATACCGCACGTAATCTCTATTTTgtattgactttttttattaaaaatcacactTGTAAGCCTTTCCTCACTATGTCCATCATTGAGTGATCTAACATATATGACGCATAGCTaggaattattaatttatatgaatttcTGTTCAGATCGACTAATTAAAAGCTAGGAATTTTCCGCATAAAGTTCATTTAAGCACATGCATGCGTCATACACGTacagtaaaaatatatatatgtcgtCTTCATCTGATGACGAGACTAAGTTGGAGATAAAGGTAGAGGCTGGCGTGACTTTCTTCATTAGAAAGCTAAACCAAGAATGTAATTACTAGAATACGCGTTAGGTGATGATAAATATGCTAGGCGAAAATCAACTTGATGATTTTAATCAACTTTCTTCCTTCGGGCGAATAGTATCTAGTGTATATACATTATGACAAATATGAATGCATcctaatatttaatgttaatctattttatttgataGGTTAGTTTTCTCCCTCATTAGTTTCTTTTCCAGTtaggacacacacacacacatatatatatatatatgattataatgaaatatttatttttatagcatatgtttatcttcttttttttatgaaaccatatgcttatcattatatataaatcTATGATTCacacatttgttttatttattttaccattTAACTGCTGTAAATGTGAGTGTATATTTACTCGTAAGTCTTCCTCTGATGCATGGCGAGAAGACCTTAGACATAGGCAGGGGAGGACCCACGTAACGAGGAGGGCCCCCCCCCCTGATTTTTCTACAATTCAGCCGTGGAGGGAAAAATCTCTGTCTTAATAATTGCAATTGAGAACAATTTCTACCCACCAAAactacaattttataaaaaaaaaaaactcataaaacCGTGGTGAGAGATaatcagaagaagaagaagaaaaagaaaatgcgaAAAGAGAGGGAAGCGAAATAAATATGAACATTTTATgcaatacaataataataatcacaaaTACACGCATCAGCGTTCTGCAAATATTCCCATACAGAATCAATGAATACAACGTATGCATAAGATACTAATACTATAACCCTTTTTCTAAGTTAACACGACTAGCAGATgctgactttttttatttaacatttggATCCTAATGCAGTAGCCGGGTCGGGCCGACCCGGTTAGGGTCAGGCATCGGAGTTGTAGCCACTTGGAGTGGTGGGGTAGTGA encodes:
- the LOC100786314 gene encoding mitogen-activated protein kinase 13, encoding MENNGAESENPKGIPIHGGKYVRYNILGSHFQVYSKYAPPLQPVGRGAYGIVCCATNSETKEGVAIKKIGNAFDNRIDAKRTLREIKLLCHMEHDNIIKIKDIIRPAERENFNDVYIVYELMDTDLHQIIQSNQSLTDEHCQYFLYQLLRGLKYIHSANVLHRDLKPSNLLLNANCDLKICDFGLARTTSETDFMTEYVVTRWYRAPELLLNCSEYTAAIDIWSVGCILMEIVRREPLFPGKDYVQQLALITELLGSPNDSDLGFLRSDNAKKYVKQLPHVEKQSFAERFPEMSPLAIDLAEKMLVFDPSKRITVEEALNHPYMASLHEINEEPTCPTPFIFSFEQTILKEEDIKELIWKESLNFSQDHQMLE